Within the Accipiter gentilis chromosome 12, bAccGen1.1, whole genome shotgun sequence genome, the region CAAATAATACTGAGTTGCCACTGAATTGTGTGGTATACTGCCACAAATCAGTGCAAGGTTTACCAAGTACAGCTGCTCAAAGGTACCAGACGGAATCTTGCCAGGCAGTAAGATGGCAGACCCGACTGTGAGTTTGCTCCGGCAGCCGCCTGCAGTGCGGGGATGCCCAGGGTTCATACGATCTTCCCACTGCCGCTGTATCCAAAGAGCCAGCCCAGGCAGAAGGGGACCTTCTGCCCAGCATCCCTCTGAAAGCTCATACTTTAGCATCAGATTCTTGTCTTTGTCTGCAACAGACCGTTTCTTGTCTGGGCGACTGGCACAAAGAAagctgctgcaaagctgctgttttcaCCATTTTTGTTTGATACTGAAAACATAAATAAGACAAAAGCTATTGTGATGCCATGATCTTCTAGGGCATAGGTTTCTGGGCTggtgttttgcttgctttcaccTGCAAAACTGACTTGATCTTTCTAGACCAATAGAGGGCTTTGTTGCAAGGAGGTCTTGTTGCCTTTGAGACCTTAAAGGTCGTGTTATAAGAGGGCAAACTGACCAGAGGCCTTAGCTGGGCTTAGTCAGCCTGGCTCTTTCCACTGGCAGCTGAGCAAGTGTTGATGGACTTCACCCTTCATTTtggtcccctcctcccctccatttAACGTGGAGCTATTGGTGGTGGCATCCTAGGAAATGCCGTTTACTGATCATTGGCAAGGTATTAGAGTTTAAGCCCTGCTTAGATTTGgcctgggttttggtttggggttctttGGGATTAGCGAGGGGGGAAATCAGTCAATCAAACTGTTTATATGAGAGGAGTTATCAGTGTAAGTCATTGTAAAGACTGAAGTCTCAGGTCACATCACTCAGTAAAATTTCACCGGTGTCAGCAGAGCAAGCTGGATGAGGCTCATGGAAAGCTTCTCGCATCACAATGAAACGTGGTTCGATGCTACTTGGTACCTCCTGATGTTGGTGAAAAGTTGAAACAGTGCTTCTGACCTTGGCTAATAGTTTAAAGTACATTATTGTGGGGACagattttcagcagtttctgtccTCTGGTTTTAAGGACAAAGTTTCATTTAAGTGAAATGAAATTCTCCTGAGGAAAAGGTGCGTTTGTAGATATTTTAAAGCTGAATCTTCCTTGATGTGTCTGTCATTTTTAAGGGTAATGACTAGCCTGGGGAATGCTTATTTCAGTGCGTTGCTCACATCTGAGAGTTGGGTATCGCTGTCACCCAGCTGATGTATTTGACGCAGTGTTCCGAAGTTGTGACAGAGACCCAGGTCACACAGTTGGGTTTTTCTGAGCCGGAAGCCAGCAAATCTGTAGACATCCGTGCTGGCTGCTGGTAACTGGTTTCAAGATGATTTTGCAGACTGAATGATCTGAAAACTGTTCAGAGCCATTTGAGCTTGGACGTCAGTCAGTAAGAAAATAGCACCATCTACTGCAAGTATTTGGTCTTGGGTGTAGAGTTAAACACCAAGAGTGGCTTCTTGAGTTTTGCTTTAAATCAAAACTATATATTCCTCCTGTGTCTGTTTCACGCCATCTAGGATTTCTTCACAAACAAAAGCAGCTTGTTTTGTGTTCCACTACAATATGCCAATTTAGAACAGGCAGTATGTTAAGTGGAGTTCttactaaaaattaaaatcaaaacttGTCATTCAACATACAATAGCAATTCCAGTAATAACTTCTTTAATAGGAGCTTGTGGGACATCATAAATTCTGGTTCCTAAGACTGATGTACTTCGTGCTCTGCCAAATTACATATTAACCTTATTATACTAGTGATTACAAACCAAGCGGAGGTCAGGTCCTCGTGCGTGCTTAGTACAAATGTAATAAACAGCCGGTTTTTGCTTGAGGCATGAAAAGGAGGATCAAATTAAAAGAAGATCTTGTGCCCCAGGCATAAGTAATAGCTAGAAATTGGATGGCTTTGGTACATTAAGTTTTCAGCTGTTGGGAACTTACCTGTGTGATCCACCATCAGGTTGAGCTGAGTGTGTAAATAAGGATGCCTTCCGTAAGTGCCTTGGCCTTGTTTTCCCCCGTTTCACTGGGAAAAGTGTATGTTGCTTTTTCCCTAATTTCATGAAGCAGTGCATGTGATATACTGGGGAGAAGGTTTCTGTCTTTCTAGTGAGACCGATACCTGCTTTTTTAATGTGTGGGTTAGAATATTgatgaggaaaaaatgtttagaaGAGGAGGCCACTTAGATTGTTGGGGTAGGGATGGGGAGGCAGAGGCGGAATACAGTCATTTGCTGGACTTACCTGAATGGCATTAGCAGTTGGGATATCGCAGGCTGGAAGCACGTAATGCCACCCAGAACTTAAAGCTGTCAAAAATCTTTGAAAGTTCAGTACTGGAAACGATGTTTTCCCTTGCTTGGGCAGGGGACTTACTAAAGTGTTTTGAGAGTGAAGTGGGGAGGCTGTTCTTCTCTAGTCCACAAGTGTCTTTAGGCCTCTCGTTCCttggaattaattaattaaataattaataaaaagagCATCATTCTTGCAAAATTCTGTGAACTATAACTTCTCTTCAGCCTTCGGCGAGGGTTTTGACATGCCATGATGTCAGTGAAGCATTTAACTCTGTGTTCCCTTGTTTTCCTAATGTGTTGGGTTGTTTCCAGCCAtttggggggctgcagagcaTACCTTTGCTTTACTATATTTGACTTTTCCATACAGCCTGGTTTTATAGCTCTCAATAGGGCCTTAATGATTGGATCTATATTTCTCTTACTCTGAAGGACAGACGTAACTGCAGTCCAAGCAggaaatttgaaaacaaaaattaaacctTACCCCTAAGCCTTTCTGTTGCATCCTACAAGGGATTAAAGTAGTCAGCTATCTTTTTCCACAGATCAGCCTGTGTTAGGAGTGCATCTTTGGGTTTGTGCAAGATACTGGTGGTTAGGTTGACTTCTCTAATTTCACAGCTGTGGAAACTCCAGTCCCCTGCATCCCTCCTAATCGATACGGTAACATCTGGACCATTGAGAAGGATCATCCTTGGCTTGTTTCCCTCTGCACAGAGGCGAGTGGGTATGTTTTGCCAACCGCCACCACCCACATCCCCGAAACCAAGACATTTTGGGTTGGCTTTCTTTTGCTTATTGGGGTTGCTCTAGTACTGTCCACCTACCTTCAGCTATGCTAGTAAATACTTAGTAACTGACTGGCATGAAAACTGATGAAATGTCCTAGGTGGAATGACAAAATTTACCCCGTGTAATTGAAGCAGTCCTAGGCTTGATCATTCTAGAGGAAAACTTCGGTTGTGATTAGTGTCTGACTTAGCCAAAAAGCTGTCAGACCAGCTTGCGTGTCTTTAGCTTGTTATAAACGGTGAATCGTCTCGTTCTCCAGAGCTGATGTTCAAGCCTTAAAAGTGATTATACAGTGATTCTATCCTGGTGTTTCTTCTCCCTGTATCTTTACAGGTGAGCCACATTCCTTCTTTGTGTGTGAGGCTTGTTGTCAATAACTTTATACTTCCTTTTGTGCCCAACTCTGACCTTGCCATTGTGAAGGGCTCTGTGTCATGAAGACCCAGTTGTGCATGCAGAGGTCACTGACCACTTGAGGGGCCAATAAATTGGTCTCGTTGTAATGGAGGAATGGTTAATATCAAGAGGAAATGTCCTTTGTAACACAGGATTTCAATTTGTCTTTTAGTTTATCTTTTGAAACGTGTAGTGCTGTCTATGTTTGCTTACCTGTTTTGCATCCTGATATACATAGGTAGCTGTATCAAATGTTTCATGGTTTTGGGTCCCTCTTTAGTAGTCTCTTTGACATCTTTAGAAGCTAAGAGTAAATGCCACCCAGGCCCCAAAGTCCCTGTCTTGTAGGTAAGGCCCGGATCACGGTGGAGCAGAGTGGAAGGTTTAAAGGAACCAGCTAGGCTTTTTTTTGATTGAACAACTTGGCATTTGGAGCTTAAGTGACTTACCTGGCAGTACACTTGAAAGCCTGTGGCAACGCTTGAGAATCGTGCCCTGTTGGAAtccaggctttttttcttcctcgcTGCCACATTGAGCCTCTACTAGTAGGGAAGCAAATCTTTTCTTTCCCACTGAGGCTGTGGCTCAAGAGGATAATGAAAGTTACAGTCAATCCAGTGCCTagtgaaggcagcaggagcctTACTCCAGCTTCGGCTAGGTCTGGGCTAAGGCACGGTTCAGTGCTATTGATGTCCTGGTGATGTCCCAGTTGTCATGGACAAAGAAAGACAATTATTTAGGCATGACAGGGCAGCCATCGGCACCTGAGTGAATTTTGAGGGGGGGCAGGGGTGGAAATGTTacagaaagaggaagacaaaagagCTAAACCTTGCTATGGCATTGCTCAAATTTCTGGACGACAGTTGAAGTCTTTAGTGCGTCTGTTAATCGAGCTGTGTTCCTGTGCCCTAGTTTGTTTCCTGAAGTCAGAGGAGCAGTAGGAAATGTGTGAGTATTTCTGGATGGAGATAGGTATTACAAGGAAACCAGAATGGAAGTGTGTGATTTACAGTCACCAGTTTACCAGTTTGGTTATTTTTCCGAATAGCGGCCTAAACCTGTTTCCACAGCGCCGCCTGAAAATTTCCTGTGAACTTAATGTATAACCTAGAAAGCCTTGCGCTCAGTCCTTTTTTATAACGTTTTGAAATGCCCTCATTCTTATCTAAGTATTTCTTCTTCTAGGGAGCCCTGAAAGCCAGGAGATGTACGTTTTTAACTTGACGTCACTCACAGAGTCTGAAAACATCTTGTCAGCTTCGGTGCATTATTATATCGGTGATCTATTGAATGCTAAGTGGAACTGTTCCCAATCCAGAGGCTGTTCTTGTCACAGGCAGCGAAAACCTGAAATTCAGATACATCTTTCAGTTTGGGCCTTTCCTTTTGTTGGGAACCAGACTCGGAGCCTGGGACATTTCCTAATAAATGTCTCCACTGCTTACCAGGATGTCCTTTCCTGGCAGCGGAAGGATATCACTCAGCTCCTGCAtgaggcaaagcaaaacaatgaaCTCCTGATCAGTGTCAAAATGGATCTGACCAGCCATCGCTCCTGGAAAAGGGCACCTTCTCACTATGAACCCTACATTCTGATTTATGCCAATGATTCTGCTATTTCAGAGCCAGAGAGCGTTGTCTTTAGTTTGCAAGGGCACCGTCATCCTCTGGCGGGGGTCTTTCCCAGGCCAGAAAACCACTTGAGGAGCAGCCTTGGGAAGCGGCGGCAAAAACGCTCTGCAAATGTCCTGTTGCCGTTGCAGAATAATGAGCTTCCAGGAGCCGAGTACCAGTACGATGAGGATGAGAGATGGGAAGACAGAAAACCGTACAAAACCTTCCAGCCAAGGTTAGCAGAGAGGGCAAAGagtaagaaaaagcagaggaagaatcATCACCAGAAGAGCCAGACTCTCCAGTTCGATGAGCAAACGCTGAAGAAGGCGAGGAGGAAGCAGTGGAACGAGCCAAGGTATTGTGCCCGGCGCTATCTCAAGGTGGATTTTGCAGACATTGGCTGGAGCGAGTGGATTATTTCTCCTAAATCCTTTGATGCCTATTACTGCTCAGGGGAATGCCAATTCCCAATTCCAAAGGTATGGTCTTTATTGATTCTTTTGCACTGTCTGTTACCGTAAACTATGCATTTTCTTTCACGTGTCAGTAGAAGGCAGCTGGTCACCTGTTACATGTTTGGATCTAGTAAATAAGTGATATCTTTGTCTTGTGCTGCAAGGAGTAATGGTTAGAACAGCTAGTAAAAAGACAGGCTTgtaaaggtaatttaaaaaatattacatgaTATTAGTTTTTTGAACTAATACCCAAATTGCCAGAACCCAAATTGCCATAAAACATTTCCTGAATAGTGCTTATGATGTGTGAACTTGTTATTAACGTGTTTAATAAACATAATACAAGCCAGGTCTAGAAAATTGCACATTAGACAGTAGTTGTTAGGCCTCGAAGGAGTGTCTGCTGCCAGACCCACGCTGGGGTCAGTCAGCATAGCATGGTCTAGGAAGAATGCGTGCCTCATGAGGCATGACTGTCACAAGGACAGAGAGGCTCTGTGGAGCTATAGGGGTGGTCAGGACGCTCTAAGTGTAAGCGAAAGAATCAAAGGAATCACTTCTGTGGCAGGCCAAGTGGATGCAAAAACAGTAGATCCCGGCCAGCTGACTTTTGGAAAGGGCGATGTGCCCCTAGCCCTGTGACTTAGGTGGATGAACTCAGCTCTTCAAAATCCAATGCCCAGTGTCATTATTAGCAGCGTGGACCCCCCCTGGAGTCTAGCGAAACCTGAAAGTAGGATGCAGTATTTGAGGCTGGCCTAAAACATGGGGTACACGCAAATGATGCCTGCAGGAAATGTCAGTAAAGGTAGGGTTTCTGGTCTCGCTGTAACCTCACATTCGAGAGTTTTTATTCCTGCCACAGTGAAGCCTTAGCAGTTAGTTCTGAAATTTACGTGGTATTTCAGTGGCTTAAGGACCCAAGGGATTCATCCTTTGAAAATGACAGGTGGAAAAATGTACCAAAGGGGATGGAGACCAGAGAAGGCAGGAGTGTCTCTTTGAAGGAGGAGATGACTTACTTGACTAACCCCAACTGCAATGGCAGGCTTTCAGGTTTTGGatcaaaggcaaaaatgaaaggGAACAGGAAGCGGTGGAGTCATTACCTTTGAATACGTTGCACTGGGCCTTTTGCTTTATTGTTGATGGGAACAGTGCTCTGTCAAACCAGTAAGTCAGCATACAGGTTAGAAATTTTAAAAGCGCCAGACCTGGACTTCTTTCGTTCTAACTTTAAGGACACATAAATTACAAAAATGCCTGCTGTATGCCTCTGCTTACAAGTTAGCATTTCGCGTTGCGGCTTTAGTTATAAAAACTTTATTCCAACCATAAGTGACTGTTGCTCTGATTTTTGTTTAGGAGAAAATGGTACACGATACTTAAATCGGAAGAGTTCAAGTACTTCAATTCAAAGTAGTACAAAAAAAAGCATCTAGCTCAGCTGATCCTGGCCTCTAAAATATTCTTCACTTAAGATGAGACATTTGCTATGAGCTACCATCAGtattacaaaagaaacaaaaagagtcAAGTATGCATCGGACAATCGGTGATTCTACTGGAGGACAATTTGAGTCAGGCCCCTCTGTATTTCTGatgataggagaaaaaaaaaaggcatagcaGCTTCTTAGAAAGGCTTGAAGGTATCTTGTaagttcaaaagcattttggttcCCATTTCCTAAGGTTATTGTGTCTGGCTCTTTTGGCTCTCAAAAGAAGTAAAAGGATAGTTGAGGTGCTGATGAACTCACAGGATTTAGCGTTTGCTAGAGAATAACCATTTCAACTCAGTcactagaatttttttaattttttttaatttttttttacatttggcAGACATGCAAAACAGGTTTCTACCTTCTGAGGCAGAAAAGCTCTCTTTTAACAGTCAATACATAGCATCTATTTCAGGGTTAGCTGATGCCTGATGCAGAGACTGGGAAGAACCCCCCCTGTGCCTATTAGGAGAGTCCGGATCAAACCTCAGATTGCTCAGTAAGGTGCATTTTCAAGAGCAAAGGTGGCTTTGCTTAAAACCAGTTTTGGATGTAGTCATTTTAGAAGCCCTGGTTACTGGTCTCTCCTTGCTCTGTCTGAAACCTAATTGTGCCGAGAGCTGATGGGAAATTACAGATTTAAGAGAGAAAGCAAGTGTCTTAAGAGTCGAGGTGAGACTTTGAGAACACAGATTCTCAGGCAGCAAAAAGCGTTATGTGTCTTCATGAAGGTAAAGAAACTCTCAGAAACCAAAAGTCAAGTAATGATAAAGAAGCACTGTAATAAAGAGCTTCCTAGTCCTTACACAGAGCCTTTGTTAGCACCTGCAACCAGAAAATCCTTAACGTGCTCCATAACCTCAGGGCTTAATTCCCAGACTAACTTCaaacctctggaaagaaacacaaGGAGCCATACAAATGCTCCTGCAAGTAAAACATCCTGAGGTGAGTTTAGTACCGGTGGttctgaagaggcaaaatgaaGTTTAATTGAAGTTTAAACTTAGGCCTGACACTGAGGCATGAGAGGGAGATGAACAGTGCATACAGCTGAAGGGTAGTTAACAGGTATTGCTTGGGTGAAAGAGGAATTCCAGCTTTGTCTGCGATTTGTCCATCTTTGGGTAATTCCCCTGAGGTATTACACTGGGCATCAAAAGATTTTCTGATACACAGAGTCAAATTTTTCTCTGCCAAATTCGGGTTCAGCTTTCATGCAGGTAGTAGCATCAGCCTCTTGAGATGTTGTAGTTGAGCTCCATTTTCTCCAGTAAGTAAATTTGCAGTATTGGCTACTGATACCACGGTAGCTAAGTCTAGCAGTCCCAAAGGAGcgttcttcctcctcatcttcacccctctgctctgcctgggatAGACACGTATGCACTACGAGAAGTGGTCCCTGCCCTGGAAAAAGCTTACAGTAGAGACAAGGTGAGAAGTAAATGGGAGAGGTGGGTAGGCAAATAAAGCACAGAGTTTAAATGACTTTGCTGACATGGAGCAGAAGGTCTGATTGCCATGAACTAAGCCTGTAGCGCAGGCCTGCAGGGCCATACCCAGGACACTGGTTTTCCTCTACAAATTCCTACTAAAAGGCCAAATCTGGCCTTTTTGTGTGAAACTCTATAGACTCAGCTGGGTGAAGAATTACAGCAGCAGAGCATTATAGTTATTTGGACACTGTGAAGCTGAATATTTGCTGTCATGTACTGCAGAGAGAGCTAGTTCGTTAAGAGGGCAGGTTACTGAAACCCATTGTGAGTCTGGTTCCCTGAAAGCAATTGGCAGATTTCTGTCCATGTTGGAATACTAATTGCTCCTTTTGTGCACTTTTTTTAGTTGCAAAAACCAAAATGGCCTTGTTTTCCAAAGAGAATGAAAAGCTAAATGATATAAAAAGGGGAAGCGAGCAACTTCTAGAGCCTTGTGTTATTCCTGAGCCATGCATAATATCTGGTGCTACTAACAAGACTATGTTTGCAAAATGATACTATAACCATCAGGCAGTAACAAGCTAATCTGTGCCTATGGGTATATTATGTTCCCTTGCTGAGGGCGAGCTCCTAAAGTTGACAACCTGTTGGGTAATTAAGAACAGATGtacctcttcccccaccccctgccttcCCACCTCCAAATTTTCTGGCTTTAACCTTTCCCTGATTTCAGTTAGCCGGTTTGACTGCTGTCAAGCCCGTGTGTGTTGAGCTTGCGTAATGCCGCAGAGCATACAGGCCAGGCAGACCCTCTCCCGGGTCAGCAATGAAAGCTCTTAACTGACATCCTTTGCCCTGCTCATAATACATCTCCAATGAAATTCAACAGGGCAGCAAGTCTCCCAAGGATGCGTGCAGCTTAGCAGGTGCAGCCTGAGCCACAGCTGGACTCATTCATGGATTTATTTGGCAGTTTGGAGTCAGCTCggcattttttcctcctgctgctcctctgggtGTCCCCTGCTTCTTCCCTCCTAAAAGAAAATCTCTGCCTGCTTTTCATGACCGTGTGCTGGACAGGGCGTAGACAACCTGCGGGCAGTGGCCCAACTCACCCCCCTTGTGCAGGGCATTATGCCAGTCCAGTACTCTGAGGGGGATTTCGGTTTTCTGAGAAGCACACGCCTTTGGATTTTACTCCAGTCACAGTTAAATTCCCACTGACAGATGCAGAGTTATTCCAAAGCTGGTCATCCTCAAGAGTGCACCTTAAGGACCAGGGGCAGGGTATTCAAGACGGACTTCAAGTCAGTACGGAGGATGTTCTGTATTATACGATACCCATATCAAATAGAGATACTTCTTTTATCATACAATGACAGAATGTATCCGGGCTGTTCCCACCGATAGCTGAGGCAATACCTGAAATCAGTTGCGTACAATTTAGCATTTTAGTGGTACAGACTCCATATCAGAAGGGACAGGTTTCCGGTGACACCTTAACATGGCCTATTCGGAGACTTGCTTTTAATTCCAGTAGTACTGGCAGTGGGAAATAGGGCCTCAGTAGACGTTTTACCTTTTGATGTCTGATCAGCAGGCTCAGGAGATGTGTTTGGCTCCCGGTTATTTTTGTGGAGCACACTGTGCTGTAGCTGAGTAGGGAAACAAGCCTGGATGCTACCAGagcttttgcttccttttgcAGGCAGAAATGGTACAGGAATTGGAATTGTATGCTAATCTAAGACATTTTTGAAATCCCTGTCAACTACTACTGAGGTGTATAGGTACTCCTGAATTCAAAACAAACGAACAGAAATGCCTTTCTTGAGATCGGCTACCTAGATGGAGAGTAATGTCTTTGTAACCATGCTGGGAAACCTACAGCCATGAAGAGGATTCCGCAACAAGCTTTGCATTTGTATTTGAAACAGAATATCACCACGCCCCTGCATCTCGTTCATCTGATAAGCTATGACAATAAACTTAAACAGCAACAGGGGAAAAAGATCGGGCTCTGTGTAACGTCTGCGCTTAAAAGGGACTCATATCCTGAGTATACTTGAGCAAATTCCGAGTCTCTTGGAGGATAAATAGAAGCATGGGATGTGCAGGATTGGCACTGTTTGTTGCTCAGCCTTCCTGCAGGTGAACTAGGTTCCTCATAAGAAGAAGAAACATTCGAATTATGTCTAACATGTACATAAAGAATAGCTGAATGCTCCCCAGTGAATCCTTTTCAGTTCAGTGTCAGACGGTTCCAGTTCTCTCTTTAGACTAGTTTCAACAGCATGATATGGAAAAAGTCCATTCTGATCCATTTCTGTTGGAATTCAAGGAACAGCTGTCTCcataagaaagaaggaaaatacagctgGCATTAGTCGTAAGCTATGTTGCCGTAAGTAGGAACAGGTTAGACATCCGTGCGTTTTGCCAGCAGAATTGGAAGGAATTCCTCCTATATGTACTAATGTGCTACACAAACGATACGATGAGCCAGAATCTCACAGTTATTCCTGTGCTTTTTGTATGCAAGGTCATTAAGACTTGCACTTCAGGTAGGTAGATGTCTAACCCTTAAGACtgattttttccaaaagcaattcTCTTGTCAGAGCAAAATCGCCAACTGAACATTTGGCCCAAATGATTTTGTTCCATATATTTCTCAGTGGCATCTGACTGAGCATATTTAACTGTGTGATTCCCAGATTCTACATGTAAGAAGAGCTCTAAAAAGCTTTGTTGAAGTCTCACTCTTAGAAAACCAGAAGTCTTTGGGTAGAAACTGCATCTTGTGCATTTTTCATGCTCACCTGTCTCTTGTACAGATATTTGGATTTGGAAGGGTTTGGAGATTCAGAGGTAAAACTTCgtatttttcatttctatgactatgttcattttaatttttgtgaGTGTATTAATGTATTCTGGTTTGGTGAACATACACAGTTATCTAACTGGTCACATTCCCTTTTTGTTCATATCAAACCAAAGCGTGCTCCTGTTTACGTGAGTATACAAATCCAGGAAACTTTGTCCTTTGGAGAAAAATGTCACCTTAATATGAGGTACAACTGACATGGGATATGGGGGCTCAGTTACTGGACAATGTCACTGATTGTGTATACCACGGATGAGAAGTGATTTGGCATGGCAGAATGAGCAAAACAACCTAAACTTGCATGAGAGCAAACTGGAACAATTAGCATCCGGGTGTAAAGTACCTCTGTTCTCTCATCTGTACACAttttatctgcttttgtttttccttatgcACTCGCATTCCACCAGTCAAAACTTCCCAGCCTA harbors:
- the BMP3 gene encoding bone morphogenetic protein 3, translating into MAASTRWVLCLCLGWGCLCLALGDVLKGRRVGLRRRAAPGGVRGGRARAAAGDYSLGQRQEDRRRPPERLQPGDKVSEHMLRLYDQYSGGRGGRAAAPRPHDPPGLPAPYPWQGNTVRGFRPLAAGSPESQEMYVFNLTSLTESENILSASVHYYIGDLLNAKWNCSQSRGCSCHRQRKPEIQIHLSVWAFPFVGNQTRSLGHFLINVSTAYQDVLSWQRKDITQLLHEAKQNNELLISVKMDLTSHRSWKRAPSHYEPYILIYANDSAISEPESVVFSLQGHRHPLAGVFPRPENHLRSSLGKRRQKRSANVLLPLQNNELPGAEYQYDEDERWEDRKPYKTFQPRLAERAKSKKKQRKNHHQKSQTLQFDEQTLKKARRKQWNEPRYCARRYLKVDFADIGWSEWIISPKSFDAYYCSGECQFPIPKALKPSNHATIQSIVRAVGVVPGIPEPCCVPDKMSSLSILFFDENKNVVLKVYPNMTVESCACR